One genomic segment of Brassica napus cultivar Da-Ae chromosome A3, Da-Ae, whole genome shotgun sequence includes these proteins:
- the LOC106442968 gene encoding uncharacterized protein LOC106442968, with the protein MITLDLIFTHKPTQPQTQEKTMEIPSTSPATPLRRRNSISTTTPAITTLETPSPSFHFELISLKPPSYTSLRDIISSPSNSSVNLPSINGSSSPVLSTVGDISIRNPLVKQAAWSYLQPTALTSSDDSPGCSQFLRRVWLHFSAGIQFLKRMFDWIVRSICIPQIVK; encoded by the coding sequence ATGATTACATTAGACCTCATATTTACACACAAACCCACTCAGCCACAAACACAAGAGAAGACTATGGAGATACCGTCAACATCTCCGGCGACTCCACTCCGCCGTAGAAACTCCATTTCCACGACGACACCTGCGATCACCACCTTAGAAACTCCATCTCCGTCGTTCCATTTCGAGCTCATCTCGCTGAAACCACCCTCTTACACATCCCTCAGAGATATCATCTCATCTCCGAGTAACTCCTCCGTCAACTTACCGTCTATTAACGGTAGCAGCTCTCCTGTTTTATCCACCGTGGGAGATATCTCGATACGCAACCCACTCGTTAAGCAAGCCGCTTGGTCTTATCTCCAGCCAACGGCGTTGACTTCatcggatgactcgcctgggTGTTCTCAGTTCCTCCGCCGCGTATGGCTCCACTTCTCCGCCGGGATACAGTTCTTGAAACGTATGTTTGACTGGATTGTCCGATCAATCTGTATTCCTCAGATTGTTAAGTAG